From the genome of Verrucomicrobiia bacterium, one region includes:
- a CDS encoding sel1 repeat family protein produces MNPLQRSISILIQTMSGARLLIGLFALTLVSCGKAPETSPAAVEEVVNPAEIKVKADAGDVEAQLKYAQIYANGEGVKRDYKLAAEYYLKAAEKGNAAAQTSLGQLYEAGRGVPNDPKKAAEWTLKAAEQGYARGQYILATYYMMGTGVTKSDAEALKWYRASANGGYAYAQHHLGMRYKDGQGVTANPVEAYKWLSLAADGGVAEATEIRKEVQSRMTGAQVSEAKRLLKEFTVQPTVSGK; encoded by the coding sequence ATGAACCCACTACAACGAAGCATTTCGATTTTAATCCAGACCATGAGCGGCGCCCGGCTGCTCATTGGATTATTCGCCCTCACTCTGGTTTCCTGCGGCAAGGCACCGGAAACCAGTCCCGCCGCTGTCGAGGAAGTCGTCAACCCGGCGGAAATCAAAGTCAAAGCGGATGCCGGCGATGTCGAAGCGCAACTGAAATACGCTCAGATTTACGCCAACGGCGAAGGCGTGAAACGCGACTACAAACTCGCAGCGGAGTATTACCTCAAGGCCGCCGAGAAGGGCAATGCGGCGGCGCAAACTTCCTTAGGGCAATTATACGAGGCCGGTCGCGGCGTGCCAAACGATCCCAAGAAAGCTGCCGAGTGGACGCTTAAAGCCGCCGAACAGGGTTACGCCCGAGGCCAATATATCTTGGCAACTTATTACATGATGGGCACAGGCGTCACCAAGAGCGACGCCGAGGCGCTCAAATGGTATCGCGCTTCCGCGAACGGCGGTTATGCGTACGCCCAGCACCATCTCGGAATGCGCTATAAGGACGGACAAGGCGTCACGGCCAATCCCGTGGAAGCTTACAAATGGTTGAGCTTGGCGGCGGATGGCGGCGTGGCGGAAGCCACCGAGATTCGCAAGGAAGTTCAGAGTCGCATGACCGGCGCGCAAGTGAGCGAAGCCAAGCGCCTGCTCAAAGAGTTCACGGTCCAACCGACGGTTTCCGGCAAATAG
- a CDS encoding glycoside hydrolase has protein sequence MNNRCSPIAWITCYGAWLLLGALSGGYVQSTAAEPVPSRPALQIISRVVTTNRPGFLSAIYAEPKGSRLFGLSSVSEDNGRSWSPLIWKPDFAVDLPHGFRRDPVTAVLDARTDRLLVVFNALDTPGLDPNIIEPPIAQETYYLRYRVSADGGRTWLGDEPIIQTGDYDAKHPVAGVWVGTNAIYLGDVGCLPIITRQGHVLVPAQMTVVGSDGKLANPAGGFTYTEVVVLIGTWTREGRLRWTASQQVRGDAFQTTRGLIEPTLAEFADGRILMVMRGSNGGKADPQSELPSRKWFCVSKDGGETWSQPAVWTYTDGEAFFSPSSMSTLFKHSSGRVFWAGNWSTTNCEGNLPRWPLVIGEVDAHSLKLMRNTLLTLDTKRPEDEAQGRLDLSHFTLLEDRETGDIIVCYPRAHHAYQSYEWATVRLALTGR, from the coding sequence ATGAATAACCGTTGCTCTCCGATTGCCTGGATCACTTGCTACGGCGCATGGCTGTTGCTAGGCGCGCTGAGTGGCGGTTATGTCCAATCCACGGCAGCTGAACCGGTGCCCTCAAGGCCCGCTCTGCAGATCATCAGTCGCGTCGTGACGACGAATCGGCCGGGGTTTCTTTCCGCAATCTATGCCGAACCGAAAGGCAGCCGGTTGTTCGGGCTGAGTTCCGTTTCGGAGGATAACGGACGCAGCTGGTCGCCGCTCATCTGGAAGCCGGATTTTGCCGTAGACCTGCCGCACGGCTTTCGTCGCGATCCGGTCACCGCCGTTCTCGATGCGCGCACCGACCGGCTCCTTGTGGTGTTCAATGCGCTCGATACCCCGGGCCTGGACCCGAACATCATTGAGCCGCCGATCGCGCAGGAAACGTATTATCTGCGTTATCGTGTGTCGGCGGATGGCGGGCGCACCTGGCTCGGTGATGAACCCATCATTCAAACGGGCGACTACGATGCGAAGCATCCGGTGGCTGGCGTGTGGGTGGGCACAAACGCCATCTACCTCGGCGATGTCGGCTGTCTGCCAATCATTACCCGCCAGGGTCACGTGCTCGTGCCGGCGCAAATGACGGTCGTCGGTTCGGACGGCAAGCTGGCCAATCCCGCCGGCGGTTTCACTTATACCGAGGTCGTGGTGCTCATCGGCACCTGGACTCGGGAAGGGCGGTTGCGTTGGACGGCCAGTCAGCAGGTTCGCGGCGACGCTTTTCAAACCACGCGCGGATTGATCGAACCCACGTTGGCTGAGTTTGCCGACGGACGCATTCTCATGGTGATGCGCGGCAGCAACGGCGGCAAAGCGGATCCCCAGTCCGAGCTGCCCAGCCGCAAATGGTTCTGCGTTTCAAAGGATGGTGGAGAAACCTGGAGCCAGCCGGCCGTGTGGACTTATACCGATGGCGAAGCTTTCTTTTCACCCAGCAGCATGTCCACGCTCTTCAAGCACTCGAGCGGACGCGTGTTTTGGGCGGGCAATTGGTCCACGACAAATTGTGAAGGTAATCTGCCGCGTTGGCCGTTGGTTATTGGCGAAGTGGATGCGCACAGCTTGAAACTGATGCGGAACACCCTGCTTACGCTCGATACGAAGCGTCCCGAAGACGAGGCGCAGGGGCGATTGGACCTTTCGCACTTCACGTTGTTGGAAGATCGGGAAACCGGAGATATCATCGTGTGCTATCCCCGGGCGCATCACGCCTACCAATCCTACGAATGGGCTACCGTGCGCCTGGCGCTGACGGGGCGGTGA
- a CDS encoding prepilin-type N-terminal cleavage/methylation domain-containing protein yields MYYQKPLASRKGFTLIELLVVIAIIAILAAMLLPALAKAKDKAKAAQCMNNLKQVVLAGSMYAGDNGDRFYTMPNGDIPNGGQWTASPASETLLDPAVDGRAYWGLGYLSYNVKSKRVYRCPSAFYVDEWRETGLRYPSDWWRDASYGMAEQLLLPYNTAVEPKNKKLSDYQDPTRTIFCHDAAEQLMEGSSDSLSAFTDPPRGRILSQWAIGAGLAGFYGNYDFSKEWFRHGQRSQTVWVDGHVSRIRNTGMNTGGIDYRHYTGTRPKYAVPD; encoded by the coding sequence ATGTATTACCAAAAACCTCTCGCCTCACGAAAAGGATTCACACTGATTGAGCTGCTGGTGGTTATCGCCATCATCGCCATTCTGGCGGCCATGCTGTTACCGGCCCTGGCCAAGGCCAAAGACAAAGCCAAGGCGGCGCAGTGCATGAACAACTTGAAACAAGTCGTCTTGGCCGGCTCCATGTATGCCGGTGACAATGGAGATAGATTCTACACCATGCCCAATGGCGACATTCCTAATGGCGGGCAATGGACGGCCTCGCCCGCGTCCGAGACGCTTCTTGATCCCGCCGTGGATGGACGCGCGTACTGGGGCCTTGGTTATTTGAGCTACAACGTCAAGAGCAAGCGCGTGTATCGTTGCCCCTCCGCTTTCTACGTGGATGAATGGCGGGAGACCGGGCTGAGGTACCCCTCGGACTGGTGGCGCGATGCCAGCTACGGAATGGCGGAGCAGTTGTTGCTGCCTTACAACACCGCGGTGGAACCGAAGAATAAAAAACTGAGTGATTATCAGGACCCTACGCGGACGATTTTTTGTCATGATGCGGCGGAACAATTAATGGAAGGTTCATCCGACAGCCTGAGCGCATTCACGGATCCGCCGCGAGGTCGAATCCTGTCGCAATGGGCAATCGGGGCCGGGTTGGCCGGGTTTTATGGCAATTATGACTTTTCAAAGGAATGGTTCCGTCACGGCCAGCGCAGTCAAACGGTTTGGGTGGATGGGCACGTTTCGAGAATCCGAAACACCGGAATGAATACTGGCGGAATTGATTATCGCCATTATACCGGCACCCGCCCCAAATACGCCGTGCCCGATTAA
- a CDS encoding DUF4434 domain-containing protein, with protein MNRRHFLTGLGAGGVLAMLNLGCRGTSFAPTTARRIQPIRGSWISVWWDDHRHFYWNETCRRFTTEQWQLAIKDMADLGLEYLVLLAVAKGGRAFYDTPLLPKLELVCPDPIGAMLTSADRHGVKFFISSDWYGDWDDRTLLDADLTAKRFQMMQELAARYGQHRSFYGWYWPNEAGLTPYYSDSFQRHVNECSREGRQLLPHTKILIAPYFTHKAVDDDTYARQLEQLDVDIIAYQDEVGCLRMTPEQSAAAYGRLRRVHDRVPQRALWADVETFAWEGPENQQTSALIPAPFERVRAQLEAVSPYVDQILIYQYQGLMNRPGSRAFAGHPDSMKLYTDYRAWLRSDRRPQGLATS; from the coding sequence ATGAATCGGCGCCATTTTCTGACGGGGCTGGGTGCGGGCGGCGTACTCGCCATGCTGAATCTGGGTTGTCGCGGCACGTCATTCGCCCCGACGACAGCGCGTCGGATTCAGCCCATCCGCGGCAGTTGGATCAGTGTTTGGTGGGACGATCACCGGCATTTTTACTGGAACGAGACGTGTCGCCGGTTCACCACCGAACAATGGCAATTGGCCATCAAAGACATGGCGGACCTCGGGTTGGAATATCTGGTTTTGCTGGCGGTTGCCAAGGGCGGGCGCGCGTTTTACGACACGCCGCTGCTGCCCAAGCTGGAGCTGGTCTGTCCGGATCCCATCGGCGCGATGCTCACCAGCGCGGACCGTCACGGCGTCAAATTTTTCATCAGCAGCGACTGGTATGGCGATTGGGATGATCGCACGTTACTGGACGCGGACCTGACGGCGAAACGCTTCCAGATGATGCAAGAGCTGGCGGCGCGGTATGGACAGCACCGCAGTTTTTACGGTTGGTATTGGCCCAATGAAGCGGGATTGACGCCGTATTACTCGGACAGCTTCCAGCGACATGTGAACGAGTGCAGTCGCGAAGGACGTCAGCTTTTACCACACACGAAAATTCTGATCGCGCCCTATTTCACGCACAAGGCGGTGGACGACGACACTTACGCCCGTCAGCTCGAACAGCTCGACGTGGACATCATCGCTTACCAGGACGAAGTGGGTTGTCTGCGGATGACGCCGGAGCAGAGCGCCGCGGCTTACGGGCGTCTGCGTCGCGTCCATGATCGCGTGCCGCAACGCGCGCTGTGGGCCGACGTGGAGACGTTTGCCTGGGAAGGACCAGAAAATCAACAGACCAGCGCGCTGATTCCCGCGCCATTCGAACGGGTGCGGGCGCAACTGGAAGCCGTGTCGCCGTACGTGGACCAGATTCTCATTTACCAATACCAGGGTTTGATGAATCGCCCCGGCAGTCGCGCTTTTGCCGGACATCCCGACTCGATGAAGCTTTACACTGACTACCGCGCGTGGCTGCGATCGGATCGGCGGCCGCAAGGTTTGGCAACGTCGTAA